Proteins encoded by one window of Manihot esculenta cultivar AM560-2 chromosome 10, M.esculenta_v8, whole genome shotgun sequence:
- the LOC110625281 gene encoding aquaporin PIP2-1: MAKGITEPGSFSSKDYHDPPPAPLIDPAELTQWSFYRALIAEFIATLLFLYITVLTVIGYKSQTDPSLKNSDSCGGVGILGIAWAFGGMIFVLVYCTAGISGGHINPAVTFGLFLARKVSLVRAVMYMVAQCLGAISGVGLVKAFQRSHYKRYGGGANTLADGYSTGVGLGAEIIGTFVLVYTVFSATDPKRSARDSHVPVLAPLPIGFAVFMVHLATIPITGTGINPARSLGAAVIYNQDKAWDDQWIFWVGPFIGAAIAAFYHQFILRAGAVKALGSFRSNPTV; the protein is encoded by the exons ATGGCAAAGGGCATTACAGAGCCAGGATCATTCTCTTCCAAAGATTACCATGATCCACCTCCGGCTCCATTGATTGATCCGGCTGAGCTCACCCAGTGGTCGTTTTACAGAGCTCTGATTGCTGAATTTATAGCTACTTTGCTCTTCCTTTACATCACTGTTTTGACTGTGATTGGATACAAAAGCCAGACTGATCCTTCACTTAAGAATTCTGACTCTTGTGGCGGAGTTGGAATTCTAGGCATCGCTTGGGCTTTCGGCGGCATGATCTTTGTTCTTGTTTACTGCACTGCTGGTATTTCCG GAGGGCACATTAACCCAGCAGTGACATTCGGGTTATTCCTGGCCCGAAAGGTCTCGTTGGTACGGGCTGTGATGTACATGGTGGCCCAGTGCTTAGGAGCCATATCGGGTGTGGGATTGGTGAAGGCGTTCCAAAGGTCCCACTATAAGAGGTATGGTGGTGGGGCCAACACTTTAGCTGATGGGTACAGCACAGGCGTTGGATTAGGTGCTGAGATTATCGGGACCTTTGTTTTAGTGTACACAGTGTTCTCTGCCACAGATCCCAAGAGGAGTGCCAGAGACTCCCATGTGCCT gtTTTGGCTCCACTTCCAATTGGATTTGCTGTATTCATGGTTCACTTGGCCACCATTCCAATCACTGGCACTGGCATCAATCCAGCCAGGAGTCTAGGAGCTGCTGTTATCTACAACCAGGACAAGGCCTGGGATGACCAA TGGATATTTTGGGTTGGACCCTTCATTGGTGCAGCCATTGCAGCATTCTATCACCAATTCATCTTGAGGGCTGGTGCAGTGAAGGCTCTTGGGTCATTCAGGAGCAACCCCACTGTTTAA